A genomic stretch from Halobellus sp. LT62 includes:
- a CDS encoding DnaJ domain-containing protein — MDEDGLVIGLTAVLAGTTVLFVVLGFAYQPLLLLFATIFGAATYSLWYHASGRLGERVERTAASTRRGRRQRANAAGRGPREFQGFGPGRRASAEGRRRQRGRTAGGQGRADRSRREPNEPTLAEAYRTLGVDADADDAAVKAAYRERVKTTHPDTDDGDEEQFKRVNRAYERIRE, encoded by the coding sequence GTGGACGAAGACGGACTCGTCATCGGACTCACCGCGGTACTCGCCGGGACGACGGTGCTGTTCGTCGTCCTCGGATTCGCGTACCAGCCGCTGCTGTTGCTGTTCGCGACGATATTCGGGGCGGCGACGTACTCCCTGTGGTACCACGCGAGCGGACGGCTCGGCGAGCGGGTGGAGCGGACGGCCGCGAGCACCCGACGCGGTCGTCGACAGCGCGCCAACGCGGCGGGGCGCGGTCCGCGGGAGTTCCAAGGCTTCGGTCCCGGGCGACGTGCGTCGGCCGAGGGTCGGCGTCGACAGCGAGGCCGGACGGCCGGCGGCCAAGGACGCGCCGACCGATCGCGACGAGAACCGAACGAACCGACGCTCGCGGAGGCGTACCGGACGCTCGGCGTGGACGCCGACGCCGACGACGCGGCGGTGAAAGCGGCCTACCGCGAACGAGTGAAGACGACGCACCCCGACACTGACGATGGCGACGAAGAGCAGTTCAAGCGCGTGAACCGCGCGTACGAACGGATCCGAGAGTGA
- a CDS encoding GTPBP1 family GTP-binding protein, which translates to MSADRAVLESALERGEEEGGNVEFKERLSRELHLADGRLESLAAQLRHRVLSGDGTATYVVGVTDDGGIAGIEPDEFSESMDVLSILAEEAGAHIEDAETWGVGDGGDRGLVGVATVQEGAMLDVDEDHIVVGTAGHVDHGKSTLVGSLVTGTADDGQGQTRGFLDVQPHEVERGLSADLSYAVYGFTEEGPVHMDNPHRKSDRARVVEESERLVSFVDTVGHEPWLRTTIRGLVGQRLDYGLLVVAADDGPTKTTREHLGILLAMELPTLVAITKADAVEADRLAAVEREVERLLRDVGRTPLRVDRHGVDAAVEEISDSVVPVLTTSAVTMDGLGDLDSMFERLPKTTRESGADFRMYIDRSYSVTGVGAVASGTVNAGSVEAGDELLLGPMPDGDFREVEVRSIEMHHHRVDRAKAGRIVGIALKGVSEAEIERGMALLSPAADPDAVRSFEAEVMVLNHPTRIREGYEPVVHLETVSEAVVFKPEGGQLLPGDTGTAEVEFKFRPYFVEEGQRFVFREGQSKGVGTVVDVGDEIH; encoded by the coding sequence ATGAGCGCTGATCGGGCCGTTCTGGAATCGGCCCTCGAGCGCGGCGAGGAGGAGGGCGGCAACGTCGAGTTCAAAGAGCGGCTCTCGCGAGAGCTCCACCTCGCCGACGGCCGCTTGGAGAGTCTGGCGGCGCAACTGCGCCACCGCGTGCTCTCCGGCGACGGAACGGCGACCTACGTCGTCGGCGTCACCGACGACGGCGGGATCGCCGGCATCGAGCCCGACGAGTTCTCCGAGTCGATGGACGTCCTCTCAATTCTCGCAGAGGAGGCTGGCGCACACATCGAAGACGCCGAGACGTGGGGCGTCGGCGACGGCGGCGACCGCGGACTCGTCGGCGTGGCGACCGTCCAAGAGGGTGCGATGCTCGACGTCGACGAGGACCACATCGTCGTCGGGACCGCCGGTCACGTCGATCACGGGAAATCGACGCTCGTCGGCTCGCTCGTCACCGGCACCGCCGACGACGGGCAGGGCCAGACGCGCGGTTTCCTCGACGTCCAGCCCCACGAGGTCGAACGCGGGCTCTCAGCGGACCTCTCCTACGCGGTCTACGGATTCACCGAGGAGGGACCGGTCCACATGGACAACCCGCACCGCAAATCCGACCGCGCGCGCGTCGTCGAGGAGTCCGAGCGGCTGGTCTCGTTCGTCGACACGGTCGGTCACGAGCCGTGGCTGCGGACGACGATCCGCGGGCTCGTGGGGCAGCGCCTCGATTACGGCCTGCTCGTCGTCGCCGCCGACGACGGGCCGACGAAGACGACGCGAGAGCACCTCGGCATCCTGCTCGCGATGGAGTTGCCGACGCTCGTCGCGATCACGAAGGCCGACGCGGTCGAGGCGGATCGGCTCGCCGCCGTCGAGCGCGAGGTCGAGCGGCTGCTCCGGGACGTCGGGCGGACGCCGCTGCGGGTCGATCGCCACGGCGTCGACGCCGCCGTCGAGGAGATAAGCGATTCCGTCGTCCCGGTGCTCACGACTAGCGCGGTCACGATGGACGGCCTCGGCGACCTCGATTCGATGTTCGAACGGCTTCCGAAGACGACGCGAGAGTCCGGCGCGGACTTCCGGATGTACATCGATCGGAGCTACTCGGTGACGGGCGTCGGCGCGGTCGCCTCCGGCACCGTCAACGCCGGAAGCGTCGAGGCGGGCGACGAACTCCTGTTGGGGCCGATGCCCGACGGGGACTTCCGCGAGGTCGAGGTCCGCTCGATCGAGATGCACCACCACCGGGTCGATCGGGCGAAGGCGGGGCGGATCGTCGGCATCGCGCTGAAGGGCGTCAGCGAGGCGGAGATCGAGCGCGGGATGGCGCTGCTCTCTCCGGCGGCCGACCCCGACGCGGTCCGCTCCTTCGAGGCGGAAGTAATGGTGTTGAATCACCCGACGCGGATCCGCGAGGGGTACGAGCCCGTCGTCCACCTCGAAACGGTGAGCGAGGCGGTCGTGTTCAAGCCCGAGGGCGGTCAGTTGCTCCCCGGTGACACCGGGACTGCGGAGGTCGAGTTCAAGTTCCGGCCGTACTTCGTCGAGGAGGGCCAGCGGTTCGTCTTCCGCGAGGGGCAGTCGAAGGGTGTCGGCACCGTCGTCGACGTCGGCGACGAGATACACTGA